Proteins encoded within one genomic window of Haloplanus vescus:
- a CDS encoding NADP-dependent malic enzyme, with protein sequence MGLDEDALDYHRRDPPGKVAIETTKPTSTQRDLSLAYSPGVAAPCRAIAEDPTDAYTYTSKGNLVGMVSNGSAVLGLGDIGAQASKPVIEGKGVLLKRFADIDVFDFELDTDDPDAIVEAVSLTEPSFGGIHVEDIKAPECFEIEERLRERMDIPVYHDDQHGTAIVSGAALINGAELVDKDIENLEVAFAGAGASAIATADFYVSLGVPRENITLVDSEGIVTTDRAEAGEVNDYKAAFAQDRPAGDLAGAMEGVDVFVGLAVGDLVDQDMVRSMAEDPIVFAMANPEPEIGYHEAREARDDTVIAATGRSDFPNQVNNVLCFPFMFRGALDVRATEINETMKVAAARALAQLARKDVPDAVAKAYGDDPLQFGPEYLIPKALDPRVLFEVAPAVAEAAVETGVARLDRDLDAYVEELEARLGKDREMMRIVLNKAKTDPKRVALAEGTNEKTIRAASQIVEEGIATPVLLGDRQTIERRVAELGLDFEPEIVDPTEADVDAYADHLYEERQRKGITRVEAEELVRTDTDYFGSVMVEMGDADALLTGLTHHYPSALRPPLQIIGTADDADYVAGVYMLTFRNRVVFVADTTVNQDPGAEELAEIGRHTGELARRFNVEPRAAFLSYSDFGSVDNEGTRKPREAAQTLRDDPTVDFPVDGEMQADTAVVEDILEGTYDFADLDDPANVLIFPNLEAGNIGYKLLQRLGGADAIGPMLVGMDKPVHVLQRGDEVNDIVNLAGVAVVDAQERDA encoded by the coding sequence ATGGGACTCGACGAAGACGCACTCGACTACCACCGGCGTGACCCGCCGGGCAAAGTCGCCATCGAGACGACGAAACCGACCAGCACCCAGCGAGACCTGAGTCTCGCCTACTCGCCCGGCGTCGCCGCGCCCTGCCGGGCCATCGCGGAGGACCCCACCGACGCCTACACCTACACCTCGAAGGGCAACCTCGTCGGCATGGTGTCGAACGGGTCGGCGGTGCTCGGCCTCGGCGACATCGGCGCGCAAGCGTCCAAACCCGTCATCGAGGGGAAGGGCGTCCTGCTCAAGCGCTTCGCCGACATCGACGTCTTCGATTTCGAACTCGACACGGACGACCCCGACGCCATCGTCGAGGCCGTCTCGCTCACCGAACCCTCCTTCGGCGGCATCCACGTCGAGGACATCAAGGCGCCCGAATGCTTCGAAATCGAGGAGCGCCTCCGCGAGCGAATGGACATCCCCGTCTACCACGACGACCAGCACGGCACCGCCATCGTCTCGGGCGCTGCCCTCATCAACGGCGCCGAACTCGTCGACAAGGACATCGAGAATCTGGAGGTGGCCTTCGCCGGCGCGGGGGCGAGCGCAATCGCCACCGCCGACTTCTACGTCTCCCTCGGCGTCCCCCGCGAGAACATCACGCTCGTCGACTCTGAGGGCATCGTCACCACCGACCGCGCCGAGGCGGGCGAGGTCAACGACTACAAGGCCGCGTTCGCGCAGGACCGCCCGGCCGGTGACCTCGCCGGCGCGATGGAGGGCGTCGACGTGTTCGTCGGCCTCGCCGTCGGCGACCTCGTCGACCAAGACATGGTGCGGTCGATGGCCGAGGACCCCATCGTCTTCGCGATGGCCAACCCCGAACCCGAAATCGGGTATCACGAGGCGCGCGAGGCCCGCGACGACACCGTCATCGCCGCCACCGGGCGCTCCGACTTCCCGAATCAGGTGAACAACGTCCTCTGTTTCCCCTTCATGTTCCGCGGGGCGCTGGACGTACGCGCCACCGAAATCAACGAGACGATGAAAGTCGCCGCCGCCCGCGCGCTCGCCCAGCTGGCGCGCAAGGACGTGCCCGACGCGGTGGCGAAAGCCTACGGCGACGACCCGCTTCAGTTCGGCCCCGAGTATCTCATCCCGAAGGCGCTCGACCCGCGCGTGCTCTTCGAGGTGGCGCCCGCCGTCGCCGAGGCGGCCGTCGAAACCGGCGTTGCTCGACTGGACCGTGACCTCGACGCCTACGTCGAGGAGCTCGAAGCCCGCCTCGGGAAGGACCGCGAGATGATGCGTATCGTCCTCAACAAGGCCAAAACGGACCCCAAGCGGGTCGCGCTCGCGGAGGGGACGAACGAGAAGACCATCCGCGCAGCCTCCCAAATCGTCGAGGAGGGCATCGCGACGCCCGTCCTCCTCGGGGACCGGCAGACCATCGAGCGCCGGGTGGCCGAACTCGGTCTGGACTTCGAACCCGAAATCGTCGACCCCACCGAGGCCGACGTCGACGCCTACGCCGACCACCTCTACGAGGAACGGCAGCGAAAGGGCATCACGCGCGTCGAGGCCGAAGAGCTCGTCCGCACCGACACCGACTACTTCGGGAGCGTGATGGTCGAAATGGGCGACGCCGACGCCCTCCTCACGGGCCTCACGCACCACTACCCCTCGGCGCTGCGGCCACCGCTTCAGATTATCGGCACCGCGGACGACGCCGACTACGTGGCGGGCGTGTACATGCTCACCTTCCGCAACCGGGTCGTCTTCGTCGCCGACACGACGGTGAACCAAGACCCGGGCGCCGAGGAGCTGGCCGAAATCGGCCGGCACACGGGCGAGCTGGCCCGCCGGTTCAACGTCGAGCCACGGGCCGCGTTCCTCTCGTACTCGGACTTCGGGAGCGTGGACAACGAGGGGACGCGAAAGCCCCGAGAGGCGGCCCAGACCCTCCGCGACGACCCTACGGTGGACTTCCCCGTCGACGGCGAAATGCAGGCCGACACCGCCGTCGTCGAGGACATCCTCGAAGGGACGTACGACTTCGCCGACCTTGACGACCCGGCGAACGTGCTCATCTTCCCGAACCTCGAAGCGGGCAACATCGGTTACAAGCTTCTCCAGCGACTCGGGGGCGCCGACGCCATCGGCCCGATGCTGGTCGGGATGGACAAGCCGGTCCACGTCCTCCAGCGCGGTGACGAAGTGAACGACATCGTCAACCTCGCGGGCGTGGCCGTCGTCGACGCCCAAGAGCGCGACGCGTAG
- a CDS encoding universal stress protein: MYDSILVPTDGSEGVDRTLEHALEMARNHDATIHALYVVDRRFELAADEDREDLIAELTERGEEAVAAVAAAAGEAGVDAVTAVREGIPYKAILGYADEADIDVITMGTHGRTGRDRLAHLGSVTERVVENATVPVFVVNIGDDD, encoded by the coding sequence ATGTACGACTCGATACTCGTCCCGACGGACGGGAGCGAGGGTGTCGACCGAACGCTCGAACACGCGCTGGAGATGGCGCGCAACCACGACGCGACGATTCACGCGCTGTACGTGGTCGACCGCCGATTCGAACTCGCGGCCGACGAGGACCGCGAGGACCTGATTGCGGAGTTGACCGAGCGCGGGGAGGAGGCCGTCGCCGCCGTCGCGGCCGCCGCGGGCGAGGCCGGCGTGGACGCCGTCACCGCCGTCCGCGAGGGCATCCCGTACAAGGCCATCCTCGGCTACGCCGACGAGGCCGACATCGACGTCATCACCATGGGAACGCACGGCCGGACGGGGCGTGACCGCCTCGCTCACCTCGGGAGTGTCACCGAACGTGTCGTCGAGAACGCCACTGTCCCGGTGTTCGTCGTCAACATCGGCGACGACGACTGA
- a CDS encoding DUF7563 family protein, with protein sequence MPSCQNCGSFVTDDYVRVFAPNGMSEPRVCPNCEDLVRDGADVRQARARRT encoded by the coding sequence ATGCCGAGCTGTCAGAACTGTGGGTCGTTCGTCACGGACGACTACGTCCGAGTGTTCGCCCCGAACGGCATGTCAGAACCGCGCGTCTGCCCGAACTGCGAGGACCTCGTTCGCGACGGCGCGGACGTCCGACAGGCGCGGGCGAGACGCACCTGA
- a CDS encoding DUF6517 family protein, with product MHTRRGVVTLAAGALATTAGCGFITGEGALEFTASPATVADSTVEESPYEETNVTDQTVEREFSAAGQTRTVTIVNQLAQYERQVDMGPLGSERAAVFVTYTSPQVEIAGKTFNPIEDMSETAVLQQFESQYDGVTVGEQVDQQSVATLGQSTSVSKFEGTASLAGSQMDVYLHATKFQHGSDFVVAVAIYPQQLSNESEQVVSLLQGLEHATE from the coding sequence ATGCACACTCGACGGGGAGTCGTCACGCTCGCTGCGGGCGCGCTCGCGACGACAGCTGGGTGCGGATTCATCACGGGAGAGGGAGCGCTGGAGTTCACGGCGTCGCCGGCGACTGTCGCCGATTCGACGGTCGAGGAATCGCCGTACGAGGAGACCAACGTCACCGACCAGACGGTCGAACGGGAGTTCTCCGCCGCTGGACAGACCCGCACGGTCACCATCGTGAACCAACTCGCGCAGTACGAACGGCAGGTCGACATGGGACCGCTCGGCTCCGAGCGAGCCGCCGTCTTCGTCACCTACACCAGCCCGCAGGTCGAGATCGCGGGCAAGACGTTCAACCCTATCGAGGACATGTCCGAGACGGCCGTCCTCCAGCAGTTCGAGTCGCAGTACGACGGCGTCACCGTCGGCGAGCAAGTGGACCAGCAGAGCGTCGCAACGCTCGGCCAGTCGACCAGCGTGTCGAAGTTCGAGGGGACGGCGTCGCTCGCGGGGTCACAGATGGACGTCTATCTGCACGCGACGAAATTCCAGCACGGGAGCGACTTCGTCGTCGCGGTGGCTATCTACCCGCAGCAGCTCTCGAACGAGTCGGAACAGGTCGTCTCGCTGCTCCAGGGACTGGAGCACGCCACCGAGTAA
- the dph5 gene encoding diphthine synthase encodes MLTFVGLGLYDERSITVEGRDALRAADRAFAEFYTSRLVGTSVESLEAHHDVDIEVRDRAGVEQHPEPILDAAESEDVVFLTAGDSMISTTHVDLRLRAMERGIDTRVVHGVSASSAASGLTGLQNYRFGKAVTLPFPRAHGADGVPASVVESVDANRERGLHTLVYLDIKVDDGRGTDAGETFMTADVAAGLLAEEWPDRLAVAVARAGSPNPVVDADRLSALATRDFGDPLHMLVIPGDLHHVEVDALETLGGAPAELLDDASG; translated from the coding sequence ATGCTCACCTTCGTCGGCCTCGGTCTCTACGACGAGCGGTCGATAACGGTCGAGGGCCGCGACGCCCTCCGGGCCGCCGACCGCGCTTTCGCCGAGTTCTACACCAGCCGTCTCGTCGGCACCAGCGTCGAATCGCTCGAAGCCCACCACGACGTCGACATCGAGGTCCGCGACCGGGCGGGCGTCGAACAGCACCCCGAACCCATCCTCGACGCCGCCGAGAGCGAGGACGTGGTCTTTCTCACCGCGGGCGACTCGATGATATCGACGACCCACGTCGACCTCCGCCTTCGCGCCATGGAGCGCGGCATCGACACGCGGGTCGTCCACGGCGTCTCCGCCTCGTCGGCGGCGAGCGGCCTCACCGGCCTCCAGAACTACCGCTTCGGCAAGGCGGTCACGCTCCCGTTCCCTCGCGCCCACGGCGCCGACGGCGTACCCGCCTCGGTCGTCGAGAGCGTCGACGCCAACCGCGAACGCGGCCTGCACACGCTGGTCTACCTCGACATCAAGGTGGATGACGGGCGCGGCACGGACGCGGGCGAGACGTTCATGACCGCCGACGTGGCCGCCGGCTTGCTCGCCGAGGAGTGGCCCGACAGACTCGCCGTCGCCGTCGCACGGGCCGGCAGTCCCAATCCCGTCGTCGACGCCGACCGACTCTCGGCGCTCGCCACGCGCGATTTCGGCGACCCGCTTCACATGCTGGTCATCCCCGGTGACCTGCATCACGTCGAAGTCGACGCGTTGGAAACCCTCGGTGGCGCGCCGGCCGAGTTGCTCGACGACGCGTCGGGTTAG
- the artA gene encoding archaeosortase A yields the protein MAGPLTDALAWAVVGLFLLGVLLRWRESDYARAATVGAWGVFAVFWAALVPHFAFVQKSFVEGFLSLAAVPASLYVGYLLYDGRDSLFVLSRAVAVMGVVYLPFETIPALTLWGVSLPSPRYVLISHTTGQTQWAMELLGYSPTLVEGDQGYLNTFKFVTEGGHIILFSIILACTGLGSIAIFVGLIAAVEAPLSRKVRALAIAVPVIYVLNIARTTFIGLMFGKQYMQWFVDEILFLFGGTDPYKVSFYISDRIISQVLAVVALVGVTYLVVRELPELLTIVEDVLYVVTREEYDLREALDLPEQSDVGPGAD from the coding sequence ATGGCTGGCCCACTCACCGACGCCCTCGCCTGGGCTGTCGTCGGCCTCTTTCTGCTCGGCGTGCTCCTCCGCTGGCGCGAGAGCGACTACGCCCGAGCGGCCACCGTCGGCGCGTGGGGCGTCTTCGCCGTCTTCTGGGCGGCGCTCGTCCCCCACTTCGCGTTCGTCCAGAAGAGCTTCGTCGAGGGCTTCCTCTCGCTCGCGGCCGTCCCCGCCTCGCTCTACGTCGGCTACCTCCTCTACGACGGCCGGGACTCGCTGTTCGTCCTCTCGCGTGCCGTCGCGGTGATGGGCGTCGTCTACCTCCCCTTCGAGACGATTCCGGCGCTCACGCTGTGGGGCGTCTCGCTCCCCTCGCCGCGGTACGTCCTCATCTCTCACACCACGGGACAGACCCAGTGGGCGATGGAACTGCTCGGCTACTCGCCGACGCTCGTCGAGGGCGACCAAGGCTATCTCAACACGTTCAAATTCGTCACCGAGGGCGGGCACATCATCCTCTTCTCGATTATCCTCGCGTGTACGGGGCTGGGTAGCATCGCCATCTTCGTCGGCCTCATCGCCGCCGTCGAGGCACCGCTGAGCCGGAAGGTCCGGGCGCTCGCCATCGCCGTCCCCGTCATCTACGTCCTCAACATCGCGCGGACGACGTTCATCGGCCTGATGTTCGGCAAGCAGTACATGCAGTGGTTCGTCGACGAGATACTCTTCCTGTTCGGCGGCACCGACCCCTACAAGGTCTCGTTCTACATCTCGGACCGCATCATCAGTCAGGTGCTCGCCGTCGTCGCCCTCGTCGGCGTCACGTATCTCGTAGTCCGGGAACTTCCCGAGCTCCTGACCATCGTCGAGGACGTGCTCTACGTCGTCACGCGCGAGGAGTACGACCTCCGGGAAGCGCTCGACCTGCCGGAGCAGAGCGACGTGGGTCCGGGCGCCGACTAA